The following proteins are encoded in a genomic region of Acidobacteriota bacterium:
- a CDS encoding deoxyribodipyrimidine photo-lyase → MRINERVIQLNDRPVNTDARYVLYWMQMYKRVDNNHALIYAIRRANELKLPLVVYEGLKYYYPWASDRLHMFILEGVEEKRLEFERLGIRYVFYLQKEADSPKNTVAALAKDAALIVTDDFPCFVIPEHNRRIAERAEIPVFAVDSNGIIPMSKFDKEEYAAYTIRPKINKLLDRYLKPMPYETIDTPSFGLEVDCPETVVTTDNIMSLVAACGIDHSVSPSEVYHGGTIEGRKRLKKFVEEILPDYDKARSKPDRDGSSRLSSYLHFGYLSPLEIALAVRDADAPQESIDAYLEELIVRRELSFNMTRFNDKYDSLDALPAWVQKTMREHADDERTHLYSLEQLENGKTHDELWNAAQREMVATGEMHNYVRMLWGKNVIAWSPSYEVAFETLVHLNNKYCLDGRNPNSYCGILWCFGKHDRAWFERPVFGLIRYMASGSTGKKFDSKKYIEWTKTL, encoded by the coding sequence ATGAGGATCAACGAAAGAGTTATTCAGCTAAACGACAGGCCTGTGAACACCGATGCTCGGTACGTTTTGTATTGGATGCAGATGTATAAGCGTGTGGACAATAACCATGCTCTGATCTACGCGATCCGGCGGGCGAATGAGCTGAAATTGCCGCTGGTCGTGTATGAGGGCCTGAAATATTACTACCCGTGGGCGTCAGATCGTCTGCATATGTTCATTTTAGAGGGCGTTGAGGAAAAACGGCTTGAGTTTGAACGGCTTGGGATCCGTTATGTCTTTTATTTGCAGAAAGAAGCCGATTCGCCAAAGAACACGGTCGCCGCTCTCGCTAAGGATGCCGCGTTGATCGTCACCGACGATTTCCCGTGCTTTGTCATTCCCGAACACAACCGCCGCATCGCCGAACGTGCTGAGATCCCGGTCTTCGCCGTCGATTCGAACGGCATCATCCCGATGTCGAAATTCGACAAAGAAGAATACGCCGCATATACGATCAGGCCGAAGATCAACAAATTGCTCGACCGATACCTAAAACCGATGCCTTACGAAACGATCGATACTCCGAGCTTTGGCCTTGAGGTCGATTGTCCTGAGACGGTCGTGACTACCGACAACATCATGTCGCTCGTCGCGGCATGCGGCATCGACCACAGCGTCTCTCCAAGCGAGGTTTATCACGGCGGGACGATAGAGGGGCGGAAACGTTTGAAGAAATTTGTCGAAGAGATATTACCCGATTACGACAAGGCCCGGAGCAAACCCGACCGCGACGGTTCTTCACGGCTGTCATCGTATCTGCATTTTGGCTATTTGTCGCCGCTTGAGATCGCACTCGCGGTTCGTGATGCGGACGCACCGCAAGAATCGATCGATGCGTATTTGGAAGAGCTGATCGTCCGACGTGAGCTGTCGTTTAACATGACGCGGTTTAACGACAAATATGATTCGCTCGATGCACTGCCGGCCTGGGTGCAGAAGACCATGCGAGAACACGCAGACGACGAACGAACGCATCTCTATTCACTGGAACAATTAGAAAACGGCAAGACGCACGACGAACTGTGGAACGCCGCCCAGCGTGAGATGGTCGCGACCGGCGAGATGCATAATTACGTACGGATGCTGTGGGGCAAAAACGTCATTGCGTGGTCGCCTTCGTATGAAGTGGCCTTCGAAACGCTCGTCCATCTCAACAACAAATACTGCCTCGACGGCCGCAACCCCAATTCCTACTGCGGCATTCTCTGGTGCTTTGGCAAACACGACCGCGCGTGGTTCGAACGGCCGGTCTTCGGCCTGATCCGTTACATGGCAAGCGGCAGCACGGGGAAGAAATTCGATTCGAAAAAATATATTGAGTGGACAAAAACGCTTTAA